AGCGATCGCCGACGCCGATGACGACCCCGCAGCAGTTGGAGACGCTCCGCGCTGGGCGGGTGTGCGTGAACTCGCCCCCGGGCTCAGCGCCGAGCACAGTGAACTCCTCGTGACTGCCGCGGCCCTGGGCACATGGTTGCGCGATTCGCCGTTCTGTGTCGGGTGCGGGGCGCGCACGACAGTGCAGCAAGCGGGCTGGGCGCGCTCCTGCGCGCAGTGCGGGCGCGAGCACTTTCCCCGCACCGATCCGGCGGTCATCGTGGCAGTGGAGAGCGCCGACGGCGAGCGCCTCCTCCTCGGTGCGAACGCGCAGTGGCGGGGCGCGGTCTACTCGTGCTTCGCCGGATTCGTCGAAGCGGGGGAGTCACTCGAGACGACCGTGCACCGCGAGATCCTCGAAGAGGCGGGTGTGCGCCTCCGCGACATCCGCTATCGGGCTTCACAGTCCTGGCCCTATCCGCGCTCGCTGATGCTCGGATTCCGGGCCATCGCCGTGGATGAGTCGACGGCACGCGGAGACGGCGAGGAGATCCTGGACGCCCGGTGGTTCACCCACGCGGAGATCGGCACCGCCCTTGCCGGGGAGGCGGACTACCGTCTGCCTGGCCCCGCCTCCATCGCCTCCCGACTGATCCGAGAATGGTACGAAGAACGAGCATGAGCGCGCTGGATGGACTGGACGAACGACAGCGCGAAGCAGCATCTGTGCTCCGCGGTCCCGTCGCCGTGCTCGCCGGTGCCGGGACGGGAAAGACGCGTGTCATCACGCATCGCATCGCCCACGGCGTCGAGACGGGCGCGTACACGCCGTCGCGTGTCATGGCTGTCACGTTCACGGCGAAGGCGGCAGGCGAGCTGCGAGGCCGTCTGCGTCGACTCGGAGTAGAGGGCGTGGCCGCGAGGACCTTCCACGCGGCAGCGCTCTCGCAACTCGGCTTCTTCTGGCCGACACTCGCTGGCGCCCCTGCACCGGCGATCGTCGACAACAAGGTGCGGCTGCTCGCCCAGGCCGTCGAAAGCCTGCGGATGCGTCCCGACACTGCGACGCTGCGCGATATCGCCTCCGAGATCGAGTGGCGCAAGGTGTCGATGCTGTCGATCGATGAGGCCGTCGGGCGGGGACGCGTCGTGGGCAAGCTCCCGCCGTCGACGCTCGCCGACATCATGCGCGCGTACGAGACGTTGAAGGACGAGCGCCGCCAGCTGGACTTCGAGGATGTCCTGCTGGCCTGCGCCGGGATGCTGGAGGCCGAGCCCCGAGTCGCCGCCGCGGTGCACGAGCAGTACCGGCACTTCACGGTGGACGAGTTCCAGGACGTCTCGCCTCTGCAGAACAGGCTCCTGGAACTGTGGCTCGGCGACCGCAAAGACCTCTGCGTCGTGGGGGATGCCTCGCAGACCATCTATTCCTTCGCGGGGGCCGACCAGAAGTACCTGCTGGAGTTCGAGCGACGTTATCCCGATGCCACGGTCGTGCGTCTGGAGACGAACTACCGTTCCGCGGGTCCCATGCTCGCGGCGGCGAACGCGCTGATGCGCGGGCGCTCCGGCGCGCTGGAACTCACACCCGCTCGCGCTCACCCCGCGGCGGAGCCGCCACTCGTCACCGCCTACGAGACCGAGACCGACGAGGCTGCGGGCATCGCTCGACGCGTCGCCGCGCGGATCGCAGAGGGTGAGTCCCCGCAGGACATCGCCGTCCTCTACCGTGCGAATGCGCAGTCTGCCGTGCTGCTGTCGGCGCTCGCCGCTGCCGGGGTCGCCACGACGACTCTCGGCGGCAAGCGTTTCTTCGACATGCCCGAGGTGCGTCAGGCGATCCTTGCGCTGCGAGGCGCAGCGGTCGCCCCGAACGATCTCGGCTTCCTGCCGACGGTGCGCGATGTGCTGCGCAGCCTCGGCTTCCGTGAGGATCCGCCCGAGGCCGGCGGGGCGCTGCGCGACGGCTGGGAAGCCCGCCGCGCGCTGCTGCGCTTGGCCGAGGAAGCCCCGCCGGGTATGACCCTTCGCGTCTTCAGCGACCAGCTGCTTGCTCGCGCGAAAGACCAGCACGAGCCCACGCTGCAGACGGTGACGCTGTCGACGCTGCACGCAGCGAAGGGGTTGGAATGGCCGCACGTCTACCTCGCAGGGTGGGGCGAGGGCGCGCTGCCGATCTCGTACGCCAAGGGCTTCGACGCGATCGACGAGGAGCGTCGCCTCGCCTACGTCGGCATCACGCGAGCCGCGCGAACGCTGGAGCTGTCGTGGTCCCGCACGGCAGGACGAGGGGAGCGCGAACCGTCTCGCTTCCTGGGAGAGATCGGCAGTGGCATTCTTCGTGAAAGCGCACCACGCGCGATTCGCGGTGGCCGTCGCTTCTGATGCGGATGCTGCGCGTCTCGGTGAGCTCATCTGCCGCACCTTCCGCGGCGAAGAGCTCGGCCACGGCCGCGGCCGCGGCGACGATGTGACGTAGCGGAATCATCTCCGGCGCGCGTGACATCAGCTGCGTGTGCACCGCGGCCCAGCCCGGTACCGTGTCGCGATCATGCCCATCACGGCATACAAGGCACGGTGTGACTCCAGGACGCACCAGCGGCCCGACCGTCACACCGTTGCCGTCGAACGCGATCGGCAGGTGTGCCTGCTCGCTCTGCAGGAACGTCGCGGTGCGGGTGGCGACAGCGACACCGTGGAACAGGATGAGTGCAACCGCGGGGGCATCGTCATTCGCGTCTGTGCGGATGCCCTCGTCATCCAGTGCCTCGCCGAGCCGATAGGCGGTCGCGACATCGACGTCGTCGGCTGCCGTGATGCGCACGGACGGCGGCAGCGTGGGCTGCGCGGCGAGGACGGGCGTGAGTTCCGCGAGGAAGGCGCGTGCGGCCGCGCGTGGTGCGCCGTGCTCATGAGCCACCGCGTCGAAAGCGCGCCGATGAACACCCGCACGGAGGGCGAGGACGATTCGGTCCATCCACGGTTCGGAGATCGTCAGTGTGACGATGGCGTCCACTCCGAACTGCAGCGTCTCGCCGTCCTGCCAGAGCGGCGGATGTGCGGGGTCGAGGCGCAGCAGATCCATGCCTCGATTCTCGCGGGAGAGGCATGCTGTCGGTTCCCCGCGGACGAATCCGTGGAGAACCGACAGTCAGGCGGTATCCGTGCAGAAGACGCGGACGAGCGGTGCTCAGACCGGGCGCTCTCCGCCCGTGGAATCGTCATCTGGGTCTGCGTCGGAGTCCCCGTCGGACTCGCTCGGCGCAGCATCCGCCTCATCCGCCGGCGCGGAGAAGTCGTCGCCGTCGAGCAGTCGCGCAAGCGCCTCGTCGAACTCGTCGGGCTGTGGCTGCTCGCCGCGTGCGTGCGCCTGCAGGCGGGCCACGAGTGCTTCCGGGTTGTCGATGTCTTCCGCGGTGGGCATGAGGTCGGGATAGTCCCAGAGAGCGTCGCGATCAGCGATGCCGACCGCGTCGGTGACCGCACGCCACATGGCGGCCGCTTCGCGCAGTCGGCGCGGCCTCAGCTTGAGGCCGACGAGCGCACCGAGGGCGTCTTCGGCGGGGCCTCCTGCGGCACGACGGCGTCGCGCGGACTCGGCGATGCGTGCGCTCTCTGGGAGGCGCGCGGTCGCCTCGGTCGTGACGACATCGACCCAGCCGTCGATCAGCGCGATGAGGTTCTCGAGGCGCTCGAGAGCCTCACGCTGGGCGTCGCTCTGCGTCGGCAGCAGCGCGCCCTCCTCGATCGCGGTGCGCAGTTCTTCGGGGTTGCTCGGGTCGAGGCGACCGGCCAGGTCTTCGAGCGCGTCCACGTCGACGGTGACGCCCCGGGCGAAGTCGGTGATCTGGCTCATCACATGCAGATGCAGCCAGCGTGCGTGGCGATACAGCCGCGCGTAGGCGAGCTCGCGGGTGGCGAGATACAGGGCGATCTGGTCTTCGGGAATCTCAAGTCCCTCCCCGAAGGTGGCGAGATTCTGCGGGATCACGGCCGCCGTTCCCGGCGGCAGGACCGGGATGCCCACGTCTCCGCCGCTCACGACCTCGAGTGACAGGTTTCCGAGCACCTGACCGAACTGCGCCGCGAAGAGTGACCCCCCGAGCCCTCGCATCAGACGCCCCGCGCCTTCGACCACACCCTTCATGTCGTCGGGAACCTGGCTGTCCAATGCAGTCGTCAGCGCATCCGCGATGCTCGTCGAGACGGGGGAGGCGACCTCTTTCCACACGGGCAGCGTGCGCTCCACCCATTCGCCGCGGGTCATGACGCGTGCGGGCTCGGCGAGCTCGGAGATCGTCGTGGCCTCGCTCAGCCAGAGATTCGCGAGTCCGAAGGCGTCCGCGACGGAGTGGCGGCTCCCATCCGTGACGCTCAGCCCTTCGCGGTTGGCGATGTGCAGCGCGGCGCGCTGCGCGGCCTCCCACGGGTCTCCGTTGAACGCGTTCTGGAACTGCTGCATGAAGCCGGCCATCATCGCCGGGTCGAGACGCAGTCCTTCCAGGCCCTCCATGTTCTGCAGTGCGCTCAGGTCGAAATCGGTGCCGGATGCTTCAAACATGCGGCGCAGGAACTCTTGGAAGTCTTCGGGGTTCGGGTCGTTGTCTGCCATGGCGGGCCCTCTCAGCGCGTGTATAGCCGTGGGATCTACGCTAGTTGCAGGATTTCGATCACGCCCGTGAACTGCGGGCATCGCTGTACGCCGCTCGCGAACGAGCACAGGAGGACACCCGTGACGCAGCCGCGTACAGAAGCCACTCGCACCAAGGTGGGACTCACCGCGCTCGCGATCGCACTCGTCGCTCTCGTGGCGCTGACCTTCCTGCCGACTCCCTACGTGATCCAGAAGCCCGGGCCCGTCTACAACACCCTCGGCACGGCTCTGGATGCCGACGGCGAAGAGATCCCGCTCATCCAGATCGATGACGCCGAGACGTTTCCCACCGAGGGTGCGCTCGACCTCACGACCGTCCAGGTTGTCGGCAGCCGGGAGCGCCCGGTGTCGTGGTTCGAGCTCGCGCTCGCGTGGGTCGATTCCTCCAAGGCTGTCGTCCCCATCGAGAGCGTCTTCCCGGAGGGCGTGACGCGCGAGCAGCGCGAGCAGCGCAACTCGATGCTGATGGTCGACTCCCAGCACGAGGCGACGGCCGCCGCTCTGCGCCAACTCGGTGAAGAGGTCCCGGCGACGATCTCCGTCGTCGAGGTGCTCGAGGACGGAGCCTCTGCAGGGCTGCTCGAGGCAGACGATCAGATCACCGAGATCGACGGCGTTGCGGTATCCGATATGGATGCGCTGCGCGCGAAGATCCAGGAGGCCGAGGGGAAGGCTGTCGCGCTCACCGTCGTCCGCGATGACGAGGAGCAGACCGTCACGGTCACGCCGCAGAAGCGCGAGGCGAACGGCACGACGACCTGGCTCATCGGTGTCACGCTCATGCTCGAGTACGAGTTCCCGATCGATGTGACGCTGCAGCTCAACAACGTCGGCGGTCCGAGCGCCGGGCTCATGTTCGCCCTCGGGATCATCGACGTCCTCACTCCGGGGGAGCTCAACGGCGGGGAGACTGTCGCAGGCACCGGCACGATCAACGGTCTCGGCGACGTGGGGCCAATCGGCGGCATCCGTCAGAAGCTCTACGGCGCTCGCGACGCGGGTGCGACATACTTCTTCGCCCCGGAAGCCAACTGCGCCGAAGTCGTGGGGCATGTTCCGGACGGGCTGCAGGTCGTCAAGACCGCGACGCTGGATGATGCGCTGGACGCTCTGGAGGTCATCGCCGAGGGTGGCGACGTCGCCGACCTGCCGACCTGCACGGCAGCGGCGAAGTAGGTTCACTTTCGGCGAAAAAGGACTCTGGAGAGCACAGCCTGCGCTCATATTCCTTCCCTAGGATGGAAGGGTGACCTCGACTTCAGAGCCGCAAGCGGCCACACCATCCCCTTCACGACGCATTCTGACTGTCGTCGTGACGATCATCGCGGCGCTCATCGCCGCGTTCTTCGCGTTCTCCTCGCTCTTCACGGACTTCCTCTGGTTCGACCAGCTGGGATACACCGAGGTGCTGACCACGAAGTGGATCGCGACGGTGGTGATGTTCCTCGTCGGGTTCATCGGCATGGCCGTGCCGCTGTTCGTCACGATCCAACTCGCATACCGGATGCGCCCTGTCTACGTGCGTCTGAGCTCACAGCTCGACCGCTACCAGGAGGTCATTGAGCCGCTGCGACGCCTGGCGATGTGGGGCATGCCGATTTTCTTCGGCCTGTTCGCTGGTTTCGCTGCGGCGGGTTCCTGGGAGACTGTCTGGCTCTGGGCCAACGGCGTCGCGACGTCGACCACAGACCCGCAGTTCGGCGTCGACACCGGCTTCTACCTCTTCGCCATGCCGTTCTACCAGGCTCTTGCCGGCTTCATCTCCGCCGTGCTGATCCTGTGCCTGCTCGTCACGGCGCTCGTCTCGTACCTCTACGGCGCGGTGCGCATCGGCCAGGGGGAGCTGCGCATCTCGAAGTCTGCGCGGATCCAGCTCGCCATCATCGCGGGCCTTTATCTGCTCACGCAGGCCGCGAGCCTGTGGCTTGACCGCTACGTCACGCTCGTCACGCCGGAAGACCGGATCACGGGTGCCGCCTACACCGGCGCCAACGCGACGATCCCGGGTCTTGCGATTCTCTCGATCATCGCCGCGCTCGTGGCGGTGCTCTTCTTCGTCACCGCCATCATCGGCCGCTGGCGCTTCCCGCTCGTGGCGACGGGCCTGCTGCTCGTCGCATCCCTCGTCGTCGGGGTCGGCTACCCGTGGGCGGTCAACACCTTCCAGGTGAAGCCGAACCAGAACGCCTTCCAGGCCGAGTACTACCAGCGCAACATCGACGCGACGCACGAGGCCTACGGCATCGGCGACCTCAACGTCACCCCGTTCAAGGCTCAGACGGATGCCGAGGCAGGTCAGCTGCGCGAAGACGCAGACACGACGGGGTCCATCCGCATCTTGGACCCGATGATCGTGAGTCCCACGGTGCAGCAGCTCGAGCAGTACCGCGGCTACTACCAGTTCAACTCCGAACTCGACGTCGACCGCTACGAGATCGACGGCGAGATGCAGGACACCGTCGTCGCCGTGCGTGAGCTCGACGTCGACGAGCTCGGCGACGCCGGCAACTGGAACAACCGGGCCGCGGTGTACACGCACGGCTACGGTCTGGTCGCCGCCGCCGGAAACCAGCGCACGATCGAGGGCGAGCCGGTCTTCCTCGAGCGGGGCATCCCCTCGGCGGGCTTCCTCACGGATGGCGAGAAGTTCGAGCCCCGTGTCTACTTCGGCGAGAAGTCTCCGGAGTACTCGATCGTCGGCGCCCCCGAGGGCACAGCGCCGGTCGAGATCGACTACCCGCGCGGCAAGGAGGGAGCGACCGACACGAAGACCACCTTCGAAGGCTCGGGCGGCCCGGCGATCGGTAACCTCTTCACGAAGATTCTCTATGCGCTCAAGTTCCAGTCCGAGCAGATCCTGTTCTCGAACCTCGTCAACGAAGAGTCGCAGATCCTCTACGACCGTGACCCGAAGACGCGTGTGCAGAAGGTCGCGCCGTACCTGACGCTCGACAGCGACCCGTACCCGAGCGTCGTCGACGGCCGTATCGTCTGGATCGTCGACGGCTACACGACGAGCTCGACCTACCCGTATTCGTCGAGTGTCGCTCTGTCGAGCGCGATCAGCGACGCGAACAACGCTGCTCCCAGCTTCGTGACCGACGAGATCAACTACATCCGCAACTCGGTCAAGGCGACGGTTGACGCGTACGACGGTTCCGTCACGCTCTACGCCTGGGATGACGAAGACCCGCTGCTCCAGGCATGGTCCAACATCTATCCGACCTCGGTCGAGCCGATCAGCGAGATGTCGGGCGATCTCATGAGTCACGTGCGCTACCCGACCGATCTGTTCAAGGTGCAGCGCACCATGCTCGGGGTCTACCACATCGATGACGCGCAGTCCTTCGCGCAGCGTGACAACGCGTGGCAGACGCCGAACGATCCGCAGTCGGCCGACAACCTGCAGTCGCCGTACTACATGACGATGAAGATGCCGGGCCAGGAGTCGCCGCGCTTCTCGATGTTCACGACGTTCATCCCGGCCTCCCAGGGTGAGAACTCGCGTGAGGTGCTCATGGGCTACCTCGCGGTGGATTCGGATGCCGGGTCCACGGCAGGCAAGAAGTCCGACACCTACGGCGAGCTGCGGATGCTCGAGATCGACGCCGACACCACGGTGCCCGGTCCCGGTCAGGTCCAGAACACCTTCGACACAGATCCGCAGGTCGCGCAGCAGCTCAACCTGCTCAAGCAGGGGCAGTCTGAAGTTCTCCCCGGCAACCTGCTCACGCTTCCGGTGGGTGGCGGTCTGCTCTACGTGCAGCCGGTCTACGTCGAGGCGTCCAAGGGAACGAAGCTGCCTCGTCTGCAGAAGATCCTGGTGGCCTTCGGTGACCGAATCGCCTTCGCAGACACCCTGACCGAGGCGCTCGACGAGCTCTTCGGCGGTGACGCCGGCGCGACCGGCGGCGACGACAACGTCGAGCCTGCTGAGCCGACGGACCCGACGGAGCCGACTCCGGAGGTGCCGGTGACCGCCGATGCGGCCATGAAGGCCGCGCTCGAAGACGCACGCACCGCGATGACGGCTCGTGATGCCGCGCTCAAGGCGGGCGATCTTGCGAAGTTCGCCGAGGAAGACAAGAAGCTCACCGACGCGATCAACAAGCTGCTGGAGCTGGACGCGGCGAACTCGGCCGCACCGGCTGCCGACGACGCTGAGTAGTCAGAGCACACAAGAGGGCGCCTCCTGCGGAGGCGCCCTCTTGCTGTCAGTTGCGCCGATTTCGGTGCAGTGAGATCGCTCAGGTAGTGGGGACCGGTGCGTTGCCCGGGGCGACCTGCACGTTGACTGTTCCATGGACACGGGTCGCGAGTACCTCGAGCTTGCTCCGGAGGCCGCTGTCGATCTGCCACCGGTCGGGCGCGTGCGCGATGTTATCGAGAAGCTGACGAAGCGTGACGGCCTGCACGACTGCGCTGAGCGATGCGGTGTTGCTACCCGAAGCGGGGGCAGGGCCTGTGTACGTCATGGTCAGGGCGCCGATCGAGCGAGTGGCGAAGCTCCACGCAGCGGCGAGATTCACTGTCACCTGCTGATTCAGACCCGTCGGGCCGACCATGATCGAGGTTGCTGTGTCGGTGATTGAGCCGACGATGAGACCCGTGTTCGCGAGTTGGTAGGTCAGCTCAGACGAGAGCGTGCCGACGTTCAACAGGCCAGCTGGATAGCTCATGTGGAATGCGGCGCCGGCGGGGATGATGCCGTCGGTGGCACCGAACGTGAAACCTCGGGTGAGCTGGTGATAGATCGAGCTCTCCGCGTTCATGAACGTGCTGCCCCAGGGGATGAACTCGACCCACGTGTCGCGGTGCAAGCGCCATGCGGCGAGCAGCTGGATCAGATTGTATTCGCCGTCGACCGCGTCAACGGTGTTCAGGTACTGGCGCACCATGGTGCGCAGCTCGGCATCCAGGTAGTTGTTGACAAAGTTCGATGTGACCACCGTGGAGAACGGGGCGACGGTGGAGGCGGCCGCGAGGGGAGTGGCGACCGCTGCCGCGAGGATCGGCACAGACCAGGCCGCGCCTTTCACGACTGTACGACGGGTGAGGGTGCGCGTGGGTATCTGGGCTAGTTCGTTGGTCACAGTGTTCTCGCTTCGAATCGATGTTCTCCGTGCACCGGCGCGGGCGCGGGGGCGGGGAGAGGCTGACCGAGCGTATGACGCGTTGCGTCGGGCGAAGAGCACATGAAGGGAGATTGGCACGCAGATTGAGTGCTCCCCGCGCAAAATGATCTGTTTCCAGAGGCTAAAGATGTCAGGGCATAGCAAAAGGCCCCTGATCTGGATTTCTCCTGATCAGGGGCCTTCTTCTCGTTGCGGGGACAGGATTTGAACCTGCGACCTCCGGGTTATGAGCCCGGCGAGCTACCGAACTGCTCCACCCCGCGTCACAAGAGATAGCCTAACACGGCCCTGGAGGGGTGGCGAATCGAGGGGCATGCAGGTGCGGCCCGGGCGCGTCGTACGAGAGGATGAGGGCATGTCTGCTGCGTCTCTCGTCACCGTCGCCGTCTGCCAGTTCGCGCCCACAGCCGACCGAGAGGACAATCTGCTGCGTATCGCCGAGCAGACGCGCACCGCCGCGGCCCGAGGCGCGCGGCTCATCGTGTTTCCCGAGTACGCCAGCTACTTCGTCGCCCCTTTCGATGTCACGCTGCGTGAGAACGCCGAAGAACTGGACGGGCCTTTCGTGCAGAGTCTTCGCGCGATCGCCTACGAGCACGATGTGACGATCGTCGCGGGCCTCGTCGAACGGGGCGGCGACGCCGCGCTCGTCCGCAACGCCCTGGTCGCGGTCGACGCCACCGGCATCCGGGCGCGGTACCGCAAGCAGCACCTGTACGACGCCTTCGGCGCACGCGAATCGGAGTGGCTGAGCGCGGGAGACATCGGCGCCCCCGAGACGTTCGAGGTCGGCGGCATCCGCTTCGGACTCATGACCTGCTACGACCTGCGCTTCCCCGAGGTGGGGCGCACCCTCGTCGACGCCGGGGCAGACGCATTGATCGTGCCGGCGGAGTGGGTCCGCGGTCCGCTCAAGGAGCACCACTGGGTGACTCTTCTCGAAGCCAGGGCGATCGAGAACACCGCCTACGTGATCGCCGCGGACCATCCCGCACCGGTCGGCGTCGGACACTCCGCGGTGATCGATCCGCAGGGGGTGCGCATCGCCGGAATAGGTAGCGAAGAGGGCGTGGCGATCGCAGAACTCGACGCCGAGTTGATCGCGCGCACCCGAGAGATCAACCCGGTGCTGCGCGTGCGTCGCTATCGCGTCGTGCCCGCCGAGTAGCTCAGAGGGAGCCTAGGCGCTCGACGGCCTCTTCCAGCACCTCGCGCTTTTTGCAGGCGGCGAAACGGACGAGTCCCGCATAGTCGTCGCGGTGCTCCGGGAGGACGAAAGCCGAGAGCGGGATGGCCACCACACCGGCACGCTCGGGGAGTTCTCGGCAGAAGGCCGCCGCATCCGCACCGCCGAGCGCCGTGGCATCCGCCACCGTGAAGTATCCGCCCTGGGGTGGGCTCACGGTGAAGCCCGCAGCTCGGAGGCCGTCGCCGAGGAGCGCGTGCTTGTCGGCGAAGGCGGATGCTGCGCCGCGGAAATAGTCCTCGCCGAGGCGCAGTCCCACGGCGACGGCAGGCTGGAACGGGCTGCCGTTGACGTATGTGAGGAACTGCTTGACCGTGAGGGCCGCAGTGATGAGTGCGGCAGGCCCGTGCACCCAACCGATCTTCCAGCCGGTCACCGAGAAGGTCTTGCCCGCCGAGGAGATCGTGAGTGTGCGCTCGGCGGCACCCGGGAGCGTCGCGATCGGGACGTGCGCGCTGTCGAAGGTCAGATGCTCATACACCTCATCCGTCACGATGATCGCGTCGTGGCGGTCTGCGAGCCGGACGATCTCCTGCTGCACCTGCGCGCTGAACACCGTCCCTGTCGGGTTGTGCGGATCGTTGACGAGGATGATGCGGGTGCGATCGCTGACAGCAGCGGCGAGCTCCGCAAGATCGGGTTGGAAATCCGGACGCCGCAGCGGAACGGTCCGCAGTCGCGCCCCGGACAGCGCGATGATGGCCGCATAGGAGTCGTAGAACGGCTCGAAGACGACGACCTCGTCGTCGGGGGAGTCGATCAGAGCAAGGAGCGTTGCAGCCAGCGCCTCGGTCGCGCCGGCGGTGACGATGACCTCACGATCCGGATCGACGGAGAGGCCGTAGAAGCGCTGTTGGTGCTCACTGATCGCAGCGAGGAGATCCGGGATGCCGCGCCCGGGCGGGTACTGATTCGCGCCGCGTGCGATCGCTTCGCGGGCGGCCTCCAGGACGACATCCGGGCCGTCCTGGTCGGGGAAGCCCTGACCCAGATTGATCGCACCGGTTCGGGCCGCGAGGGCCGACATCTCTGCGAAGATGGTGGGCGCCACCTCTCCGCTGGCAGACAGCAGGCCTGCTCCTGCGGCGGTGCGGCGCCAGGCTCCGGACACAATTCCCATGTGGCTCAGGGTACTGGCATAGCGGAATCTCATCCCTGACATAAGAAACGCACAGGTCAGGGAGTCACTCTGAGAGGGCGTTGTTATGAAAGGGAGTACATCATGAACGACCAGAACCCTCGCCCCGAGATCCCGGAGTCGTCGGACGCATCCGGCCACGACCTTCCCGCCACGTTCTCGTCCGATTCCACGCCCGCGACTCCCGCTCCGGTCGTCCCCGAGGCCCCGTCCGTGCCCGCAGCCAGCATCCCGGAGCGGCCCGCGCTGCCCACGGCGGTGCCGCAGGCGCCGACCTTCGCCGCCCCGGACGGTGCGACGCTGCCGCTCGGCGCCACCGCACCGGTCGCCCCGGGGGCCGCCGCATCGGGTGCCGCGTTCGGCGCCGCTGCGCAGATTCCGACCCCGATCGAATCCGCACCCTCGGCGCAGAAGAAGTCGCTCGGCGGCACGAAGGTCGCCGCCATCATCCTCGCCGCCGCCCTCGTCGGCGGCGCTGCGGGTGTCGGAGGCAGTGCACTGTACGCCGGGCTCAACGGCGGATCCTCCACCGGCCCGGTGGCAGGACCATCGACCGTGACGGTCAACAACCCCGACGAGGTCACGTCCGCCACGGCGATCGCCGCCAAGGCGCTGCCCTCGGTCGTGACGATCGAGGTCGCCGGCAGCTCGAGCGGCGGCAGCGGCTCGGGCGTCATCCTCGACGAGCAGGGACACATCCTCACGAACGCCCACGTCGTCACCCTCGACGGGCAGGCGACAGAGCCGGCGATCCGCGTCACGACATCCGACGGGCGTCTGCTCGATGCTGAGGTCGTCGGGATCGACCCGCTGTACGACCTCGCGGTCATCAAGGTGTCGGATGCCTCCGGGCTCACCCCGATCGAGTTCGCGGACTCGTCCGAAGTCAACGTCGGCTCCGTCGCCGCGGCGGTGGGCGCGCCCCTCGGCCTTGCGAACTCGGTCACGACCGGCATCGTGAGTGCACTGAACCGCAGCATCTCGGTGCAGTCCTCGGCGCTTCCCGAGGTGCAGGGCGCCCCGGACGGCGAAGACTCGCAGGGTGACCAGCCCTTCCAGTTCGATCTTCCGGGAGCCACACCGTCGCAGGGTCAGCGTGAGTCCATCTCGATCTCGGTCATCCAGACGGATGCC
The DNA window shown above is from Microbacterium keratanolyticum and carries:
- a CDS encoding UPF0182 family membrane protein is translated as MTSTSEPQAATPSPSRRILTVVVTIIAALIAAFFAFSSLFTDFLWFDQLGYTEVLTTKWIATVVMFLVGFIGMAVPLFVTIQLAYRMRPVYVRLSSQLDRYQEVIEPLRRLAMWGMPIFFGLFAGFAAAGSWETVWLWANGVATSTTDPQFGVDTGFYLFAMPFYQALAGFISAVLILCLLVTALVSYLYGAVRIGQGELRISKSARIQLAIIAGLYLLTQAASLWLDRYVTLVTPEDRITGAAYTGANATIPGLAILSIIAALVAVLFFVTAIIGRWRFPLVATGLLLVASLVVGVGYPWAVNTFQVKPNQNAFQAEYYQRNIDATHEAYGIGDLNVTPFKAQTDAEAGQLREDADTTGSIRILDPMIVSPTVQQLEQYRGYYQFNSELDVDRYEIDGEMQDTVVAVRELDVDELGDAGNWNNRAAVYTHGYGLVAAAGNQRTIEGEPVFLERGIPSAGFLTDGEKFEPRVYFGEKSPEYSIVGAPEGTAPVEIDYPRGKEGATDTKTTFEGSGGPAIGNLFTKILYALKFQSEQILFSNLVNEESQILYDRDPKTRVQKVAPYLTLDSDPYPSVVDGRIVWIVDGYTTSSTYPYSSSVALSSAISDANNAAPSFVTDEINYIRNSVKATVDAYDGSVTLYAWDDEDPLLQAWSNIYPTSVEPISEMSGDLMSHVRYPTDLFKVQRTMLGVYHIDDAQSFAQRDNAWQTPNDPQSADNLQSPYYMTMKMPGQESPRFSMFTTFIPASQGENSREVLMGYLAVDSDAGSTAGKKSDTYGELRMLEIDADTTVPGPGQVQNTFDTDPQVAQQLNLLKQGQSEVLPGNLLTLPVGGGLLYVQPVYVEASKGTKLPRLQKILVAFGDRIAFADTLTEALDELFGGDAGATGGDDNVEPAEPTDPTEPTPEVPVTADAAMKAALEDARTAMTARDAALKAGDLAKFAEEDKKLTDAINKLLELDAANSAAPAADDAE
- a CDS encoding carbon-nitrogen hydrolase family protein, translating into MSAASLVTVAVCQFAPTADREDNLLRIAEQTRTAAARGARLIVFPEYASYFVAPFDVTLRENAEELDGPFVQSLRAIAYEHDVTIVAGLVERGGDAALVRNALVAVDATGIRARYRKQHLYDAFGARESEWLSAGDIGAPETFEVGGIRFGLMTCYDLRFPEVGRTLVDAGADALIVPAEWVRGPLKEHHWVTLLEARAIENTAYVIAADHPAPVGVGHSAVIDPQGVRIAGIGSEEGVAIAELDAELIARTREINPVLRVRRYRVVPAE
- a CDS encoding aminotransferase class I/II-fold pyridoxal phosphate-dependent enzyme; the protein is MGIVSGAWRRTAAGAGLLSASGEVAPTIFAEMSALAARTGAINLGQGFPDQDGPDVVLEAAREAIARGANQYPPGRGIPDLLAAISEHQQRFYGLSVDPDREVIVTAGATEALAATLLALIDSPDDEVVVFEPFYDSYAAIIALSGARLRTVPLRRPDFQPDLAELAAAVSDRTRIILVNDPHNPTGTVFSAQVQQEIVRLADRHDAIIVTDEVYEHLTFDSAHVPIATLPGAAERTLTISSAGKTFSVTGWKIGWVHGPAALITAALTVKQFLTYVNGSPFQPAVAVGLRLGEDYFRGAASAFADKHALLGDGLRAAGFTVSPPQGGYFTVADATALGGADAAAFCRELPERAGVVAIPLSAFVLPEHRDDYAGLVRFAACKKREVLEEAVERLGSL
- a CDS encoding S1C family serine protease; the protein is MNDQNPRPEIPESSDASGHDLPATFSSDSTPATPAPVVPEAPSVPAASIPERPALPTAVPQAPTFAAPDGATLPLGATAPVAPGAAASGAAFGAAAQIPTPIESAPSAQKKSLGGTKVAAIILAAALVGGAAGVGGSALYAGLNGGSSTGPVAGPSTVTVNNPDEVTSATAIAAKALPSVVTIEVAGSSSGGSGSGVILDEQGHILTNAHVVTLDGQATEPAIRVTTSDGRLLDAEVVGIDPLYDLAVIKVSDASGLTPIEFADSSEVNVGSVAAAVGAPLGLANSVTTGIVSALNRSISVQSSALPEVQGAPDGEDSQGDQPFQFDLPGATPSQGQRESISISVIQTDAAINPGNSGGALVDGDGRLIGINVAIATASGSSDAAGSIGVGFAIPSNIAQRIADELIENGEATHGLLGASVSPASSVEDATVLGAYIANATPGGAADAAGLREGDIVTAFNGTPISNARDLTAQVRSVAAGAEAEVTFVRDGRTQTATVTLGDLNSLAE